Part of the Caldivirga sp. genome is shown below.
ATGGACCAATTAAGGCTATTGACTTAACCTTAGATTTATCAATTGGTAAAACACCATTATTCTTAAGCAGTACAATAGCCTTCTCAGCTGCTTCAAGGGCTATTCTCCTATGTTCCTCAGAGTCAACAACCTTAGTTTCCTCAGGGTCAACGTAGGGTGAATCAAACAGGCCTATTAGGAACTTAGACTTCACCACCCTCCTAACAGCCTCATTAAGAGCAGCTTCACTAATCAACCCCTTTTTAATAGCCCTAACTAATGGTTCACCGTATATTGAGAACCCTGGGAATTCAACATCAAGCCCAGCCTCAAGGGACAGTTTAGCAACCTCCTCAGGATTATCAGTTATATAATGCCTATTAATTATACCGGTGACTGAACCATAATCAGACACCACAAAGCCCTCGAACCCTAATTCCCACCTAAGAACCTCTGTTAGCCAATACTTACTCATTGAGCATGGTACACCATCTATTGAGTTGTACGCCGCCATTACTGATAATGCCCCAGCCTTAATGGCAGCCTTGAATACGGGTAGTTCAGTCTCCCTAATGAACCTCTCACTCATGTGTATTTCGGCACTATCCCTACCACCATCACCAACGAAGTTCATTATGTAGTGCTTGGGGGTAGCCACTATGCCCTCCTCTCTAAGCGCCTTAACGTAAGCATAAGCCATTTGAGACGCCAAGTATGGGTCTTCACCGTAAGTCTCCTCAGTCCTACCGGCCCTAGCGTCGAAGCTAAGGTTAACCACAGGGGATAGGCATTGCCTAATACCCCTAACCCTAGTCTCCCTAGCGATAGCCTTAGCAACCCTATACATTAAGTCAACATCCCACGTTGCCGCCAATGCTATTGACTGTGGAAATACCGTTGAGTGCTTCGCAACGCAGCCATGTAGACACTCATCATGGATTATCACAGGTATTCCTAACCTAGTCTCCTCAAGAAACCTCCTCTGAATCTCATTAGCCTTAACAGCACCCTCAGCGGGTTCAGTGTTCCTGAGTACTATGGATAAGTTACCTACATCAAGGCTATCCGTCATAGCTGACCTAAGTTGTGCAACCTTCTCCTCAATAGTCATCCTACTGAGTAAATCCTCAACCCTATCATCAATCGGCTTACCAGGATCCTCAAAGGGTGCCATTACGCCATCCTTATCATGGTCAATCCACCCACCGTGATACATATCGCTTCTTTTAATGCTACTAGGCATGAAATGAGTTGACTTAGACATAGTTGAATAATTAACTATAAGTCAGTACTATTTTTAAGTAATACGCGCCATAACTAATTGGTTTACCTTCCTTGCCCTAAAGGACAGGGCTTAAGTACGTGGTAAGGGTAATGGGATTCTCAGGGCCTCGTTGAATTAACTTCAATTACGGAAACAGTTTAAAACACTGTTAACTGCTTTAAATTATCATGAAGTTACGCATGCTGTTAACGCGCATAATGGTTAAGTACTACTGCGCGTATGCATCATTATTACGTATTCAAGTGAGGGAAGGTAAGCGCAGGAAAAGGAGGTGAGTGTTTTAATGAATACAATTAGGGCTATGATACTCATTATTATATTGACAACCACCTCGGCAGTAATAGCCAACGCCCAATCAGCCGCTTGCTGGTACTACTGGCCTAATGTTAATGTCAATATTGGTCAAGGATTACTGGTTAAAGTGATGAATGGGTCCTATAACCTATACGTCTTTACGCCAACACAGTACAGTAGGTGGAGTAGTAGCGGTAACGCATATGCAGTCTACTCAAGCAGGGTCACCACAGGCGCCTACTTAATACGCATTCCACCAGGCACATACTACGTAGTACTATACCCCACCCAATGCAATGGGGTCACTAACGTCAGTATTAACGTTATTGGATTAGCCCCAACCGGTGTATCATCAACCATGCCTATTAACACCACCGCCATTTTAGGCTACTTCAATGTAAGTAGCATTAGGGCTTGGAACGCAAGCTACACCGCAGTCAACATACTAAGGGTACCTAAGGGTGGTGCTAGCCTTCAATTAAATGCCGTGGTGAGGGTTGAATTAATTAATGGCGGTTTTCAGGAGTATTGGCTTCAAGATGCCTTAATATTCATTACTAATGAGGGAGTGTTTAGGGTGGTTGATAATGTTTGGAATGCTACAGCCCCTAAAGCCAACATGTCCCAGTACTTAATTAATGGCTCCGGAAGAGTTTATGAGGTTATGGGCATTAACCAATGGTATTACGGTTACATTAGTAGTTTCAACAAGTATAGTTTACCATTATCAGGTTACCTGGAGGTTAACGTGACTTTAATTAATGGTTCAGTGGTAGTCATGTTCGGCTACGCCATAATAAGGAATGGGAGTAATTACGCATCGCCTACTATTACGTGGTTTGACAATGTGACTTTAGGAGTAAAGGCTAAGCAAGCATTAATAGTAACCACCCCCTATGAGGAAACTGGAGGTGGATACGCCTATGACGTTGAGTTAGTTTTCGGGGGAAGCTTTAACGGTGAGCAGACTACCTTTGAAAGCCTCAATGCCCAATTAGCCATAATGCATTGGGGTGGGTCAGGCTGGGTGCCTTACAGCCAAGTCTACAACTTTGGTATGAATACTGCTGAATCTGCAACTGACTTAGTAACATCAATAGCCAGTAACGGTAATGTGCAGGTCACAGTGGGTATACCATACTACGGTGAGTTAACTAATGCCTTTAAACCAACAATACCCACGAGCTTTATTGAGGTGATTTACCCAAATGGTACCGTTAGGGGCTTCTACGTATTTAAAGAAACCATGGTTGCCTTACCCATGATAATAAGGGGTAATGGGATTACGTATGTTTTTAAGGGCATTATTGAATCATGTAATGGAGCAGTACGGTTAATTAGTAATAGTTCGGTCGAAGTGGTTCCAAGCATTAATAAATTGTCATCATGCATAATAAGGGGTAACTACAGCGTATACTTCCTAGTGGCGCTTAGGTCGCAGTACCCTATTAACGTTACCTTAGTTAATGGTACATTCGCAGTAACTAATATTGAGAGTTGGGTGCCTGCGAACTCATCACTAGTGATTAGAGTTAAGTCCATTTACACCTTCAATAACTTAACTAGGGTTAAGACTACTAACGAGACTTCAATTAATATTACTGTTAGGACACCATTAAACCTTACTATTAACTGGATTAGGCAATACTTAGTCAACGCCAGTAGTATTGTACCCATTAATATTAATGGTTCATTAACGTTAAGCTACGTGAATTGGGTTAATGAAGGTTCCATATTGGTATTAACGATACCGGGCTTCATTTACTTCAATAATGGAACTAGGTTAATGGCCTTGAATAAGTCTAGCGTAGGCATTGTGGTTACGCATCCATTAGTCATTACTACCTCATGGGTTAGGCAGTATTTAGTCAACATTAGTAGCGTTGTCCCAATCCTAATTAACAGTAGTCATTCAATAAATTATGTACATTGGGTGAACTCAGGCAGCATAATTAATGTAACAGTGCCAAGGTACTACTACGTTAATGGTAGTGTACGGTTAATGTCCCTTAACTCATCCGCTTTAATTACTGTTGATAAACCAATTAAGGCTGCTGTGAAATGGGTTAGGCAGTACTTGGTTAACATTAGTAGTCCAGTCCCTATAATAGTGAATGGGTCTCGGTTAATCTCCCTAATTAACTGGTTTAATGAATCAAGTACCCTGGTAATCAATGCGCAGTCCCACTACTACTTCAATAATGGAACCAGGTTACTGCTCCTTAATTCAACAATGATTAAAGTAATCATTAATAGGCCCCTTAACCTCACTGTTAATTGGGTTAAGCAATACTTAGTTAATGTAACCAGTCCAGCATCCTTCACATTAAATGGTACTTTACTAGGATCACTGCTTGGGTGGTTCAACGCAAGTTCATTAATTAATATTACGCTTACAATCCAATACTTCAGTAATGAAACTAGGCTACTTCCTTTAAACTCATCATTAATGCTCATTAAGGTTAATAAACCCCTCAACATTACTATCACTTGGGTTAGGCAGTACCTAGTTAATGTAACCAGTCCAATACCGTTAAGGATCAATGGTTCTGAGTTTAGGAATTACTCCGAGTGGGTTAATGCAGGTGCCTTAATCATTTTAAGTGGCCCAATGAGGGTTATTGAGGGTAATTTAACTGTTATTAGGTTAACTTCAGTGTTTATTAATGGTCAAGCTCACAGTTCACTACCCATTAATGTGACTGTTAATGAGCCATTAACGGTGAGTGTGGATTGGGTTAGGGATTACGTGATTTACTATTCAATAGCCTTACTTGTAATTATTATTATATTAATTTTAGTTGCTTCACATGGTGGAGTTAATAGATCCTAATGTTTGTTAATGATTGATTTATATCTTCACCTATTTTCAATTTTTCATTATTAAGCAGCTGAATGACGCATGACATTATCTCGCGTAGAAAGGCTTAAAAGAGCTTCATACATGTGGTGTATGTATATGTCTGATGTTGCCTTTGAGTCACTTACACCGGCTGAGTGGTTTAGGCGCAATAAGGAGATTGCGGGCTTCTCAAGCCCCAGTAGGGCAATGTATCAAACGGTCAGGGAACTTATTGAGAATGCCCTAGATGCCACTGAGAATCACGGCATATTACCCTCCGTTAAAGCAGCAATAAGGTACATTGATAAGGATAAGGACATATACTCAATATACGTTGAGGATAACGGCATAGGCATCCCTGAGGAGGAAATACCCAATGTCTTTGGGCAAATATTCTACAGCTCTAAATACAGGATTAAGCAACATAGGGGCATTTTTGGACTTGGCGCCAAGATGGTTGTCCTCTACGCCCAATCAACCTCAGGAATGCCTGTTAGGGTAACGAGTTCAATGAAGGGTTCTCAATACATATACACTTATGAAATCAGCATAGATACTGTTAAGAATAAGCCAGTAATACATAGTCACGTTAGGGTTGAGAATAAGTACGGTTGGCATGGTACCGCCGTTAAGGTGGTTCTTGAGGGTAATTGGCAGTATGCGAAGAGTAGGATTGAGGAATACTTCACTAGGACCGCCATGATAACCCCCTACGCGGAGATAATTCTTATTGAGCCTAATAACGAGGTCATCAGGTTCAATAGGATAACGACAATAATGCCGAAGCCGCCTATGGAGGGTTTACCTCACCCAAGTAGCATTGACCTTGAGTCCCTTAAGCAGTTAATAAACAGGAACAGTGACATCCCGCTCATTGACTTCCTTAGGGAGAACTTCGATGGTATTGGTGATGAGACTGTTAAGGAGTTCCTAAAAACAGTGAACATTAGGGCTAGTAAGCATGTTAAGAGACTCAGCGAGACTGAATTAAGAATGCTTGCGGAGAAGATGAGGCAATTCAATGGTTGGAGGAGACCAAGGGCTGACTGGCTTTCCCCCATTGGTGAGAAGATACTGGCTAACGGTATACTCCACGTCCTTAAGCCTGAGGCAGTGTTCGTAACCACTAGGAAGCCTGCCTCATACTCAGGTCACCCATTCATAGTTGAGGCTGCCATAGCATGGGGTGGGTCAATAATGCCTTTGGATAAGCCAATACTATACAGGTACGCTAATAAAGTTCCCCTACTCCAAGATGAGGGTAGTGATGTGATTAGGCACGTCATTGATGAGGTTGATTGGAGCCAATACAGGGTTAAGTTCCCAGCCCCCCTAGCCGTAGTGGTTCACGTATGCTCAACTAAAATACCCTATGCCTCAGCTGGTAAGGAGGCTATTGCTGATGTTCCTGAGATTGAAAAGGAGGTTAGGTTAGCGGTCAGGGAGGTTGCCAGGAAGCTTAAGGTTTACTTAGCCAGAAAGGAGAGGGAACATGAATTGCTAACTAAGTACGCTATACTTAGGCTTTACACTGATGAGGTTTCCTCAGCATTATCCTTCGCGTCTGGGGTTGATGAAGGTGTGATTAAGGGTAAGCTTGAGGAGTTGATTAAGAGGAAGCTAGGTCTTGACATAAGGGCTGGTCCACCCACCATTACTGAAGGTGAGGTAAGCAACGTTGTAGTTACTTAAACGGATACCTGTTACGTTAGTAAAGCGTAAAACACCCAGGCTTAAGCACTGATTGATGAGGCTGCTTGAGTATAAGGGTAAGGAGATACTGGCTAAGTACGGTGTAAGTGTGCCTAAGGGCATTGTAATCAGTAGCGTGAGCGACATTGATAAGAGTAACCTAAAGTACCCAGTCTTCGTTAAGTCCCAAGTACCCTTCGCCGGTAGGGCTAAGATGGGGCTTGTTAAGAGGGCTAGTAATAAGGATGAGGCTAAGCAAATAGCGTCAGAGTACTTGGGTAAGGTTATTCAGGACTTCGAGGTTAAGAAGGTTCTACTTGAGGAGGGGGTTGATGTTGCTAAGGAGTACTATGTCTCAGTAACCATAGACAGATCCAGTAGGACATTCATAATCCTAGCTTCACCAGAAGGTGGGGTTGATATTGAGGAGATAGCTAGGACAAGCCCTGAGAAAATATACAGGGCCAGGATCCACCCCTTTGAGGGTCTTAGGGACTACACCGTTAACGCAATTAATAAGTTCATGGGCTTCACAGGGGACTTAGCCTCGAAGTTCGCCTCACTCCTCAGGATAATGTACAATGTGTTTGAGACGTATGATGCTGAGTTAGTGGAGATTAATCCGCTTGCCTTAACAAGGGACGGTAACTTCGTTGCCCTTGACGTTAAAATAATGATTGATGATAATGCGTTGTATAGGCATGGGGACATTTCAGTTGAGGAGGAGGGCGACTTAACCAGGGAGGAGCTTGAGGCCAGGAAGTACGGCTTCCACTACGTGGAGTTACCAGGCTACGTGGGTGTGGTTGGTAATGGGGCTGGATTAACAATGGCAACAATGGACTTAGTTAAGGAGTTTAAGGGTGAGCCGGCGGACTTCCTTGACGTTGGAGGTGGAGCAAGTAGGGATATTGTTAAGGCTGCCTTAACATTACTACTTAAGGATGAGAGAATTAAGGGTATTGTATTGAATATATTTGGTGGAATAACTAGAGGAGATGAGGTTGCGTACGGGGTTGTTGAGGCCTTTAAGGAGATTGGCGCATCTAAGCCATTAGCAATAAGGCTGAAGGGAACTAATGAGGAGGAAGGTAGGAGAATACTGGCCCCACTGGGGGTTAAAATTTATGAAACGGCCGAGGAGGCCATAGGTGAATTAATGAAGAATCTACAGGGTGGTGGAAGATGATACTGGTTGATCAGAATACTAGGGTATTGGTGCAGGGAATAACAGGTAGTGAGGGGTCTAGGCATACACTGTACATGCTTCAATACGGCACTAAGGTGGTTGCTGGGGTAACGCCAGGTAGGGGTGGTCAACAGGTCCACGGTGTTCCAGTCTATGATTCAGTGGAGGATGCATTAAGGAAACACCCTGAAATAAACACTTCAATAATATTTGTCCCAGCCAGGTTCGCCTCAGACGCTGTCTACGAGGCTGTGGATAATGGGATAAGGCTAGTGGTGATAATAACTGAACATATCCCCATACACGATGCAATAAGGTTTGTTAACTACGCCAAGTACAAGGGCACAGTGATAATTGGGCCAAACTGCCCAGGTGTTGTTAGTCCAACAGTAAGTAAGGTTGGTATACTGCCTAACAGCGTCTACGTTAAGAAGGGGCCGGTTGGTATAATATCCCGTAGTGGTACCTTAACGTACGAAATATCATACCACCTAACCCAGGCTGGTTTTGGTCAAAGCACTGTGGTTGGTATTGGTGGTGACCCAATAATAGGCACTGATATGGTTGAGGCTGCCTTAATGTATGAGAATGATCCTGAAACAAAGTACCTAGTAGTAATTGGTGAAATAGGCGGTGATCAGGAGGAGAGGCTTGCTAATCTTGTTAGGGAGGGTAAGGTAACTAAGCCGATTGTAGCCTTCATAGCCGGTAGAACTGCACCACCAGGTAAGAGACTTGGCCATGCAGGCGCGATAATATCAATGGGAGTAGGCACCTATGAGGGTAAGGTTAAGGCACTTGAGTCAGTTGGAATCAAGGTTGCTAAGACACCGCTTGAAGTTGTTAAGCTTGTTCGTGAACTCTCAAAGTAATGAAGTAATCAACTTAAAATAATGTTTTTAATATTCACGCTATTTCATTAATTACACCTACTCCACTGGTTGGGATAATAATCATAAATGCTGATTATGTAAATAAAGACTCGTTAACCCAAGGGGAGTACAAAGTAAATACGCAAAAACCAGAGTCATTAACTCACTAAAATAGATGCCCTAGAACCTTACAATCGTAATATTTTTGACATCTGTTTACAAGGTTACATGGGTCAATGCCTTAAAGTACCACATCTAGGATTCATTAACTTAATAACAATTCTAGGTATTCCCTTAATGCTACTGCGTTATTGTAGGGTGACTTTGATGAGTAGAGTAGGGTTATTGTTTTACCTTCCCTAAGCATCTCAATTATAACCTTCACCTTAGGATTATTCCTTAGTTCATTAAAGTACCTACTCTTAAATTCCTCCCACTTAGCTGGATCATGGCTGAACCACCTCCTTAACTCATCGCTAGGAGCCACATCCCTTAACCATAAATCAACCTTAGCCTCATCCTTACTAATACCCCTAGGCCATAATCTATCCACTAGGATCCTCACGCCATCACTGCTTAATGGTGGTTCATAGATCCGTTTAACCCTTATCAATGCAGTCATTAGGCTAATAGGGGTGTGCCTTAAATTAAACTTACCCTAGTTACCTCGAACCTATTCACATCAATCTCATAGAAGAATCTACCGAACAGTGGTGACTTAGGATCCTCAACACATATGAAGTCGTATAGTAGACCAACCTCAGACCCCGTTAATATGAATGTTACGTTTCTGTCGAAGTCATAGGCATGGACCAGGGCATTGAGAACCTCACTTGACAAGGGGCCCCTCAGTCTCTGAGCCTCGTCGAAGACTATGATAACCCCTCTTCATTAAGCCTATCAAGCAATTCAGCTAAGCTAACCTGCTCCCTACCCTTTCATCTAATTTCAACGGCATTACCCAGTATTGAAATTCCGCTAACCCTCCTTAATATGTTGATAAGCTTATCGAGGCTAGATGATAAGGCATTAGATATTAACCTATATAGGTCCGACCTACCGTAGTTAATCCTAAGTGACCTACAGTCAATAAATACATAGGGTATCTTAACCTCGCTTAATGCGACGTTAACTATTGAGGTTTTACCAATCCTCCTAACCCCTTGGCTTATTGATGTTGTAGGATCTCGTTAAGCTCCCTATCCCTATCATACAGGTCAGCCCTAGTCACTTTAGGCCTCTCATCAAATAGCATGACTACAACCCCCTTAGTCTTAAAAACCCTTTCACCACCCCCTATGAATTAGGGGTAATTTGTGAAACATCTGAGACCCATTACGGCATCTCTCATTAACTTATCCGGTAGCGCATAGTTATCACCCTCCTTGATGAGTAGTGAGTAGTCTAGTAGCGCCTTTATTAACGAAGCCACGGCTGCATTGTTAAGCTCCCTACCCTCCATGGCCTCAAGCGTCCTCTTAATCATAGACCAACTGCACCCATTGATACAAGTCTCCAATATTCTTATGTACCTCCGCTCAGCCAGATGCCTGCCCTCGTTGATGAAGTTGCAAACCTCCCTACGAATTAACTTAACCGC
Proteins encoded:
- a CDS encoding thermopsin family protease, which translates into the protein MNTIRAMILIIILTTTSAVIANAQSAACWYYWPNVNVNIGQGLLVKVMNGSYNLYVFTPTQYSRWSSSGNAYAVYSSRVTTGAYLIRIPPGTYYVVLYPTQCNGVTNVSINVIGLAPTGVSSTMPINTTAILGYFNVSSIRAWNASYTAVNILRVPKGGASLQLNAVVRVELINGGFQEYWLQDALIFITNEGVFRVVDNVWNATAPKANMSQYLINGSGRVYEVMGINQWYYGYISSFNKYSLPLSGYLEVNVTLINGSVVVMFGYAIIRNGSNYASPTITWFDNVTLGVKAKQALIVTTPYEETGGGYAYDVELVFGGSFNGEQTTFESLNAQLAIMHWGGSGWVPYSQVYNFGMNTAESATDLVTSIASNGNVQVTVGIPYYGELTNAFKPTIPTSFIEVIYPNGTVRGFYVFKETMVALPMIIRGNGITYVFKGIIESCNGAVRLISNSSVEVVPSINKLSSCIIRGNYSVYFLVALRSQYPINVTLVNGTFAVTNIESWVPANSSLVIRVKSIYTFNNLTRVKTTNETSINITVRTPLNLTINWIRQYLVNASSIVPININGSLTLSYVNWVNEGSILVLTIPGFIYFNNGTRLMALNKSSVGIVVTHPLVITTSWVRQYLVNISSVVPILINSSHSINYVHWVNSGSIINVTVPRYYYVNGSVRLMSLNSSALITVDKPIKAAVKWVRQYLVNISSPVPIIVNGSRLISLINWFNESSTLVINAQSHYYFNNGTRLLLLNSTMIKVIINRPLNLTVNWVKQYLVNVTSPASFTLNGTLLGSLLGWFNASSLINITLTIQYFSNETRLLPLNSSLMLIKVNKPLNITITWVRQYLVNVTSPIPLRINGSEFRNYSEWVNAGALIILSGPMRVIEGNLTVIRLTSVFINGQAHSSLPINVTVNEPLTVSVDWVRDYVIYYSIALLVIIIILILVASHGGVNRS
- a CDS encoding DNA topoisomerase VI subunit B, whose protein sequence is MSDVAFESLTPAEWFRRNKEIAGFSSPSRAMYQTVRELIENALDATENHGILPSVKAAIRYIDKDKDIYSIYVEDNGIGIPEEEIPNVFGQIFYSSKYRIKQHRGIFGLGAKMVVLYAQSTSGMPVRVTSSMKGSQYIYTYEISIDTVKNKPVIHSHVRVENKYGWHGTAVKVVLEGNWQYAKSRIEEYFTRTAMITPYAEIILIEPNNEVIRFNRITTIMPKPPMEGLPHPSSIDLESLKQLINRNSDIPLIDFLRENFDGIGDETVKEFLKTVNIRASKHVKRLSETELRMLAEKMRQFNGWRRPRADWLSPIGEKILANGILHVLKPEAVFVTTRKPASYSGHPFIVEAAIAWGGSIMPLDKPILYRYANKVPLLQDEGSDVIRHVIDEVDWSQYRVKFPAPLAVVVHVCSTKIPYASAGKEAIADVPEIEKEVRLAVREVARKLKVYLARKEREHELLTKYAILRLYTDEVSSALSFASGVDEGVIKGKLEELIKRKLGLDIRAGPPTITEGEVSNVVVT
- the sucC gene encoding ADP-forming succinate--CoA ligase subunit beta, producing MRLLEYKGKEILAKYGVSVPKGIVISSVSDIDKSNLKYPVFVKSQVPFAGRAKMGLVKRASNKDEAKQIASEYLGKVIQDFEVKKVLLEEGVDVAKEYYVSVTIDRSSRTFIILASPEGGVDIEEIARTSPEKIYRARIHPFEGLRDYTVNAINKFMGFTGDLASKFASLLRIMYNVFETYDAELVEINPLALTRDGNFVALDVKIMIDDNALYRHGDISVEEEGDLTREELEARKYGFHYVELPGYVGVVGNGAGLTMATMDLVKEFKGEPADFLDVGGGASRDIVKAALTLLLKDERIKGIVLNIFGGITRGDEVAYGVVEAFKEIGASKPLAIRLKGTNEEEGRRILAPLGVKIYETAEEAIGELMKNLQGGGR
- the sucD gene encoding succinate--CoA ligase subunit alpha: MILVDQNTRVLVQGITGSEGSRHTLYMLQYGTKVVAGVTPGRGGQQVHGVPVYDSVEDALRKHPEINTSIIFVPARFASDAVYEAVDNGIRLVVIITEHIPIHDAIRFVNYAKYKGTVIIGPNCPGVVSPTVSKVGILPNSVYVKKGPVGIISRSGTLTYEISYHLTQAGFGQSTVVGIGGDPIIGTDMVEAALMYENDPETKYLVVIGEIGGDQEERLANLVREGKVTKPIVAFIAGRTAPPGKRLGHAGAIISMGVGTYEGKVKALESVGIKVAKTPLEVVKLVRELSK
- a CDS encoding DUF488 domain-containing protein, with amino-acid sequence MIRVKRIYEPPLSSDGVRILVDRLWPRGISKDEAKVDLWLRDVAPSDELRRWFSHDPAKWEEFKSRYFNELRNNPKVKVIIEMLREGKTITLLYSSKSPYNNAVALREYLELLLS